In one Macaca fascicularis isolate 582-1 chromosome 6, T2T-MFA8v1.1 genomic region, the following are encoded:
- the LOC102137522 gene encoding LOW QUALITY PROTEIN: butyrophilin-like protein 9 (The sequence of the model RefSeq protein was modified relative to this genomic sequence to represent the inferred CDS: inserted 1 base in 1 codon), which translates to MVDFPVSLDSLKPASLTRSLVFLMHLLLLQPGELNSEVKVLGPEYPVLALVGEEVEFPCHLWPQLDAQHMEIRWFRSHTSDVVHLYQEQQELPGRQMEAFRNRTKLVKDYIAYGSVILQLHSIVPSDEGTYGCRFLSNNFSGEALWELEVAGLGSDPHLSLEGFKEGGIQLRLRSSGWYPKPKAQWRDHQGQCLSPEFEAIVWDAQGLFSLETSVVVREEAFSNVSLSIQNLLLNQKKEFVVQIAGVFSPGAPPWKGALVGALAALLAVLAALALGFLRLRRRCQEKLKKEAQKREGKLTAELEKLQKELDWRRAEGQAEWRAAQKYAEKLEVCPSXGRRRTGPDRPGRALTLRLCAVDVTLDAASAHPSLEVSEDGKSVSSRRAPPGPAPSDPQRFSEQTCALSLERFSAGRHYWEVHVGRRSRWFLGACLAAVPRAGPVRLSPATGYWVLGLWNSCEYFVLAPHRVALPLRVPPRRLGVFLDCEAGQLSFFNVSDGSHIFTFHDTFSGALCAYFRPRAHDGGERPDPLTICPLRVRGTRVPEENDSDTWLQPYEPTDPAPDWW; encoded by the exons ATGGTGGATTTCCCAGTCTCCCTGGACTCCTTGAAGCCAGCATCTCTGACCAGAAGTCTAGTCTTCCTCAtgcacctcctcctccttcagcccgGGGAGCTGAACTCAG AGGTCAAGGTGCTAGGCCCCGAGTATCCCGTCCTGGCCCTCGTCGGGGAGGAGGTGGAGTTCCCGTGCCACCTATGGCCACAGCTGGATGCCCAGCACATGGAGATCCGCTGGTTCCGGAGCCACACCTCAGACGTGGTGCACCTGTACCAGGAGCAGCAGGAGCTCCCTGGCAGACAGATGGAGGCGTTCCGAAACAGGACCAAGTTGGTCAAGGACTACATCGCCTACGGCAGTGTGATCCTGCAGCTTCACAGCATCGTCCCCTCCGACGAGGGCACATATGGCTGCCGCTTCCTCTCCAACAACTTCTCTGGCGAAGCTCTCTGGGAACTGGAGGTAGCAG GGCTGGGCTCAGACCCTCACCTCTCCCTTGAGGGCTTCAAGGAAGGAGGCATTCAACTGAGGCTGAGATCCAGTGGCTGGTACCCCAAGCCTAAGGCTCAGTGGAGAGACCACCAGGGACAGTGCCTGTCTCCAGAGTTTGAAGCCATTGTCTGGGATGCCCAGGGCCTGTTCAGTCTGGAAACATCTGTGGTTGTCCGAGAGGAAGCCTTCAGCAATGTGTCCCTCTCCATCCAGAATCTCCTCTTGAACCAGAAGAAAGAGTTCGTGGTCCAGATAGCAG GCGTGTTTTCTCCCGGAGCCCCTCCGTGGAAGGGCGCTTTGGTCGGGGCCCTGGCGGCGCTGCTGGCGGTCCTCGCGGCGCTGGCGCTGGGCTTCCTCCGGCTGCGGCGGCGATGCCAAG AAAAGCTGAAGAAGGAGGCGCAGAAGAGAGAAG ggaAACTCACTGCAGAGCTGG AGAAGCTTCAGAAAGAGCTTG ACTGGAGACGGGCTGAAGGCCAGGCTG AGTGGAGAGCAGCCCAAAAATATGCAG AGAAACTAGAGGTTTGTCCGT CGGGGAGGAGACGGACCGGCCCAGACCGTCCTGGGCGCGCACTAACGCTGAGGCTCTGCGCAGTGGACGTGACTCTGGATGCGGCCTCCGCGCACCCCAGCCTGGAAGTGTCCGAGGATGGCAAGAGCGTGTCTTCCCGCCGGGCGCCGCCAGGCCCCGCGCCGAGCGACCCGCAGCGGTTCTCGGAGCAGACGTGCGCGCTGAGCCTGGAGCGGTTCTCCGCGGGCCGCCACTACTGGGAGGTGCACGTGGGCCGCCGCAGCCGCTGGTTCCTGGGCGCCTGCCTGGCCGCGGTGCCGCGCGCGGGGCCCGTGCGCCTGAGCCCGGCGACCGGCTACTGGGTGCTGGGGCTGTGGAACAGCTGCGAGTACTTCGTCCTGGCCCCGCACCGCGTGGCGCTCCCCCTGCGCGTGCCTCCGCGGCGCCTGGGCGTCTTCCTGGACTGCGAGGCGGGACAGCTGTCCTTCTTCAACGTGTCCGACGGCTCCCACATCTTCACCTTCCACGACACCTTCTCGGGCGCGCTGTGTGCCTACTTCAGGCCCCGGGCCCACGACGGCGGCGAACGTCCGGATCCCCTGACCATCTGCCCGCTGCGGGTTCGAGGGACGCGCGTCCCCGAAGAGAACGACAGTGACACGTGGCTGCAGCCCTACGAGCCCACGGACCCCGCGCCGGACTGGTGGTGA